A stretch of the Vigna radiata var. radiata cultivar VC1973A chromosome 9, Vradiata_ver6, whole genome shotgun sequence genome encodes the following:
- the LOC106773789 gene encoding inorganic phosphate transporter 1-11-like, with protein sequence MALEVLEALDSARTQWYHVTAIVIAGMGFFTDAYDLFCISTVSKLLGRLYYFDPSSDKPGKLPTSVNNFVIGVAIVGTLSGQLVFGWLGDKLGRKKVYGITLILMVLCAIASGLSFGASAKSVMGTLCFFRFWLGFGIGGDYPLSATIMSEYANKRTRGAFIAAVFAMQGVGIIFAGLVSMTLSALFQSYYHAPTYTQNRVLSTRPEADLLWRLVLMIGAIPALLTYYWRMKMPETGRYTAIIEGNAKQAAADMARVLDIEIQAEQDKIAEFNAANNYPLWSNEFFNRHGRHLIGTMSSWFLLDIAFYSQNLTQKDIFPAIGLIDKDFNMSAIGEVFQTSRAMFVIALVGTFPGYWFTVFFIEKLGRYKIQLVGFFMMSFFMFVIGVKYDYLKNENKGLFALLYGLTFFFANFGPNSTTFVLPAELFPTRVRSTCHALSAAAGKAGALVGTFGIQSLTVGGDTYKIKKAMILLAVTNLLGFFCSFLVTETKGRSLEEISGEDGRESELTATPNDYRVPVSRTETM encoded by the coding sequence ATGGCACTGGAAGTGCTTGAAGCGCTTGATTCAGCGCGAACCCAATGGTACCATGTTACGGCCATCGTGATCGCTGGCATGGGGTTCTTCACCGACGCCTACGACCTTTTCTGTATTTCCACTGTTTCCAAACTTCTGGGACGATTGTACTACTTCGATCCTAGCTCCGACAAGCCGGGGAAGCTCCCAACATCAGTAAACAACTTCGTCATTGGTGTCGCCATTGTCGGAACCCTCTCCGGCCAGCTAGTCTTTGGCTGGCTCGGCGATAAACTCGGCCGGAAAAAGGTCTACGGAATCACCCTCATCCTCATGGTTCTCTGCGCCATTGCCTCCGGTCTCTCATTCGGTGCCAGCGCGAAATCCGTAATGGGAACACTGTGTTTCTTCCGCTTCTGGCTTGGCTTTGGTATCGGCGGCGACTACCCCCTATCCGCTACTATCATGTCGGAGTATGCCAACAAGAGGACACGAGGGGCGTTTATAGCTGCAGTGTTCGCCATGCAGGGCGTGGGAATCATCTTCGCGGGGCTTGTCTCCATGACACTCTCCGCGCTTTTCCAATCCTATTACCATGCTCCGACGTATACCCAAAACCGCGTCCTGTCCACGCGACCGGAGGCTGATCTTCTATGGCGGTTGGTTCTCATGATCGGTGCCATTCCGGCGTTGTTGACTTACTACTGGCGAATGAAGATGCCAGAAACGGGGCGTTACACTGCCATCATAGAAGGTAACGCAAAACAAGCTGCGGCGGATATGGCGAGAGTTTTGGACATTGAAATCCAAGCGGAGCAGGATAAGATTGCGGAGTTCAACGCAGCGAATAACTACCCTTTGTGGTCGAACGAGTTCTTTAACCGTCATGGGCGTCATTTGATCGGAACCATGAGCTCATGGTTTCTTCTTGACATCGCTTTTTACAGCCAGAATCTAACCCAGAAGGATATTTTCCCTGCCATCGGACTCATAGACAAAGATTTTAACATGAGCGCCATCGGTGAAGTGTTCCAGACGTCACGTGCCATGTTCGTGATCGCTCTGGTGGGGACCTTCCCCGGTTACTGGTTCACCGTCTTCTTCATCGAGAAGCTGGGGCGCTACAAGATCCAACTCGTTGGCTTCTTCATGATGTCATTTTTCATGTTTGTGATCGGTGTGAAGTACGATTACCTCAAGAACGAGAACAAGGGCCTCTTCGCCCTTCTCTACGGCTTGACGTTCTTCTTCGCAAACTTCGGACCCAACAGCACGACCTTCGTGCTTCCCGCGGAGCTGTTTCCAACGCGGGTGAGGAGCACGTGCCATGCGCTGAGTGCAGCGGCGGGGAAGGCTGGGGCACTGGTGGGGACATTCGGAATACAGAGCTTGACGGTGGGTGGTGACACGTACAAGATTAAGAAGGCGATGATTTTGCTGGCGGTGACTAACCTGTTAGGGTTCTTCTGCTCGTTCTTGGTTACTGAGACTAAGGGTAGATCGTTGGAGGAGATTTCCGGTGAGGATGGAAGAGAGAGTGAACTGACGGCAACGCCCAACGATTATAGGGTTCCGGTGTCAAGGACAGAGACCATGTGA